AAGACGTCCGTGAGGCCGATGGAGTAGGCGCTCTTGTTGTCCTGGAGCACCGCCACCTTGCTCAGCTTCAAATCTTCCCGGGCGAACTTCGCCATCACGAAGCCCTGGAACGGGTCGATGAAGCAGATGCGGAAGATGAAGTCGCCCTTCTCCGTGACGGTGGGGTTGGTGGACGAGGGCGTAATCATCGGCACGCCCGCGGCCTGCGCCTTCTCCGCCATGGCCAGCGAGTTGGACGAGGCCACGTCGCCGAGGATGAGGACCACCTTGTCCTGCGTAATCAGGCGGGTGGCGGCCTGGGCGGCCTCCTCGGGCTTGCTCTGGTTGTCGTAGACGCGAATCGCCAGCTTCTTGCCATTCACGCCGCCCGCGGCGTTGGCCTCCTTGATGGCCATCTCGATGCCGTTGCGGGTGGAGATGCCGAAGGTGGCCTGGCCGCCGGTGAGCGCGCCCACCTGGCCGAGGAGGATGACGTCGGAGCCGGCGGGGGCGTCACCGCCCGGAGCCGGGGTGGCGGGCTGGCCCTGCTGCGCGGTCTGCGCGCCCTCCGTTGGGGCGGGCTGCGTCTTCTTCTCGCAGGCGGCCGCCAGGACGGCGAGCGCGGCGAGCAGCATCGGGGCAAGGCGTCGCATGCGGGGCTTCCCTCCAAGGGGGGATGACTGCAAAGCCCCGGTTTTCTAGGGGAGCCCCTTCCATGGGTCAAGCTTGCAACCGAGGCCCCCCGCGTGCACACACCCGCCGTGCGGTGCGTCAGTCAGGAGTGGAGCCCATCCACCGGGCCTTCATGGAGCACCTCGCCCCGCTCCTCCACCTCCGCTGTCTCCCGGCGAACGGTGGTGTGCACCTGCCGCAGCTCCTCCTGGGTCGTCTTGGCGAGGGTGACCTCCTGCCAGACGTGGGCCGTCTTGGTGAACTCCACCCGCTCCTCGTACAGGGGGATGATGAAGGTGCTCTCCTCGAAGGGCACCACCCCGCCCGGCACCGGCCGGCCCTCCGCCGCCCGGGGGCGCTCGCTGCCCGGCTCCGCGGCCGGCAACCGCTCCACCACCAGCTCCTCGCGGCGCACGGGGATGGAGAAGTGCTTCACCTCCGTGCGCACCACCTTGTGGACGCGCAGCTGTCCCACCTCGTGCGGCACCGTGCGGGGGACGGCCTCCTCATGGGCCAGGGGGATGACGATGTCCTGCGACTCCCCGAAGCCGTGGGTCCGCAGCGTCTCCGGGCGCCGGGCGTCCACCTCCGCGCGGGAGCCCGGCCCGGGCGCCACCTCGTCCCGGGTGAGGCCCAGGTGCACCTCGCCGTCGCGCACCGTCACCACGTCTCCATAGCGGGCCACATAGTCCCGCGCGCGCAGCACCCCGCGCTCGACGACGAAGGTGTCCGCGCCGCAGCCCACCACGGTGCCCAGCCGTGCGCCGTCCGCCGTGAAGACCCGCATCCCTTCCTGAACGTCCCAACGCATCAGGTGCTCCTCTCGAGTCGGCACGAGGCCCGGCGGACTTTGGATGAACCCGGGGATGAACCCGGGGATGAACCCGGGCTCACCCGGGGGTGGACGCCAGCGCCTCGTGCCAGGGTTGTTCCCTGCCGCTGGGCCCCCGCCGGGGCCTCCACTCCGCCGTCCGGGGCACCTCGTGTCCGGACGCCTCCGGCTGCGTCGGCGCGCGCGGCGCCAGCACCGCCAGCCGCCGTCGCCGCCGGGCCTCCCTGCGCCGGTCCGCCATCGGCTCGTCCGCGTCCTCCTCCGTGCCTTCCAGGGAGGAGGCGTCCGGAAGCTCGGGACGGGCCGGCGCCTCCAGGAGAGGCTCGGCCGGAGCCCCGGCCTTCTGCCCGGGGGCATCCTGGAGCCTGCGGCGCGCGAGCCCTCCGGCCACCAGCGCCCCCAGCAGTCCCGCCGTCCAGCCCACGCTGGCCGGGGAGCCTCCCTGCCGCAGGTGGAGGAACCGGCGCAGGCCTCCAAGCAGGAAGGGGGCTCCCACGCCCGCCGCCGCGCCGCCCAGCAACAGCTCGCTCCAGCTTCCCCGCCGCATGCGCTGCTCATGGGTGCTCATCAAGGTCTCCCGCGTGGGCACTCGCGACCTGTCGGGACGCGCGTACCGAAGGTGGGGTGGTCCGTCACGTGGTGGAAAGCCCCGGCCCCGGACACCCGCCTGACGGCGTGTTCCCTGCCCTGAGAGGGGGCGAGGAGGCATGCGTGCGTTCGGGCGGGCAGGCGCGTTGGCGAGCCCTCTCGCGGCGATGCCCGTCCACTGTCGTTCCGCCCACCCGCTCCCACCTTCCCGGTTGAAGCCCGGGGCGCATGCCACCCCCGGCCTCGTGCAGGGGCGCGAGGCAGGCAATCACCAGGGCTTGGGGGAGGCCGCCCCGGCACACCCCACCCTGGTTACAAGGAGCCAGCCATGTTCCAGCGTACCGATGTGAGAGAAGGAATGGTCGTCCGCAGCATCGACGGCGAGAAGCTCGGCAAGGTCTTCGCCGTGGGCGACGGCGAGTTCCACATCGAGAAGGGCCTCTTCTTCCCGAAGGACTATCTGGTCCGGTACACGGAGATCAGCGACATCCGCGCCGGCGAAATCATCCTCAACCACGGCAAGGAAGCGCTGAACAGCCTGTCGCGTGACGACAACCGCTACGGCACGACGGCGGGCATGGGCGTACCGGCCACGGGGAGCACCGCCACGGGCTACGACTCCACGGGGCTGGGCACGAGCGCGGACACCCTGGGGACGCGGGACACGTCGCTGTCCGGCAGCGGCCTGGGCACCGACACCCGCATGGGGCTCGGCGGCGAGCGCACCGTGACGGGCCGCACGGAGGACATCGCCATCCCCGTACACAAGGAGGAGCTGGACGTCCTCAAGCGCGAGACGCAGGCCGGCGAGGTCCGCGTCCGCAAGGACGTCGTCGAGGAGGAGAAGGTGGTGGACGTCCCGGTACGCCGCGAGCGCGTACGCGTGGAGCGCCGCGACGTGAGCCCGGACCGCCCGGCGATGAACGCCTCCTTCCAGGAAGAGACGGTCGTCGTCCCGCTGCGCGCCGAGGAGGTGGAGGTCCAGAAGCGCGCCGTGGTGGACGAGGAGGTCATCATCCACAAGGACGCCATCGAGGAGGAGCGCCGCGTCGCGGAGAGCGTCCGCCGCGAGGACGTCAGCGTCCGCACCGACGGGGACGTGGAAGGCTCGCGCACCCTGAACGCGCCCACGGATGACCCGCTCAAGCGCGGCTACTGAGCCGTCGTACGCGGCGGCACAACCCCCGGGGCCCCCGGACCCTGGGGCGTCACGCCGTGACGCGACATGAAGCCGTGAAGCCGTGAAGCCAGCCCCCGGCCTCCCCTGTGAGGAGCGGGGGCTTTCTTCGTCCGGAGCGTCAGCGCGCGGACTTCCGGGGGGGAGGGCGCACCTGCGTCTCCTCGCCCTCGATGCCCACCGGCACGCCCGGCCTGCCGGCCGCCTCGGTGCGGTCCAGCCGGTTGAACTCGCGCAGCCGGTCCGGGAAGTGCCGCGAGGTGAGCCGCGACAGCTCCACGTCCTTCGCCGGGCGGCACACGTCCGCCAGCCGCTCCGCCATCTCCAGGGCGCTGCCGAAGCGCGCCTGCGGCTGCTTGGCCAGCGCCACCTCCAGCACGTCCCACAGGGGCAGCGGCAGGGCGTCCGGCCGGGGCAGCCGCTCGTCGCAGATGGCCTGCATGGAGGCCAGCTCGTCCCCGCGGTCGAACGCGCGGCGCCCGGTGAGCGCCTCGTAGAGGATGAGGCCCATGGCGAACAAGTCACTGCGCGCGTCCAGCCGCTGGCCCCGCGCCTGCTCCGGCGACATGTACAGCGGCTTGCCCTTGACGATTCCCGGCAGCGTCACCGTGCGCTGCGCCCGCGCCTTGGCCACGCCGAAGTCCAGCACCTTCACCCGCCCGTCGAACCCCACCATGAGGTTGTGCGGGGACAAGTCCCGGTGCACCAGCTGCAGCGGAGCGCCGTCCTCGCCCTTGAGGCCGTGCGCCGCGTGCAGCCCCTGCAGGGCCTGCACCACCACCGCCACCGCCGCCGCCGGCTCCAGCGGCCCCTTGAGGAAGCGGATGAGCCGGTCCAGGTCCACGCCGCGCACCAGCTCCATGGCGATGTAGTACGCGCCCTGCGCCTCGCCGAAGTCGTAGACGTGGACGAGGTTGGGGTGCGACAGCCGCAGGCCGATGCGCGCCTCGTCCAGGAACTGCTGGACGATGGAGGGGTCCGCCGTCAGGTGCGGGAGGATGCGCTTGAGCGCCACCAGCCGGCCCAGCCCCTCCGGCCCGCGCGCCCGCGCCACCAGCACCTGCGCCATGCCGCCGGTGCCCAGCGGCGTCACCACCTCGTACTTGCCGATGCGGCCGCGGGGCACCGGCGTGTCGTCCAGCGACAGCTCGTCCAGCCGCTCCAGCGCGCTCCGCCCGTCGGTGAGGGCCAGGAAGCTCAGCACCGCCGTGTCGAGCTGCTCGCCGATGGCCTCCACCAGCTTCATCACCAGCCCGCCGCCGTCCTCGAAGCCGCCCTCCACCGCCAGCCCCAGGCCCCCCAGCTCCAGCTTCCCCAGCTTCAGCCGGGTGCAGAAGAGCATCCGCCCGTTCTTCAGCCGGCGCGGCCCCGTCCAGTGCGCCGCCTCGAAGACGTCCACGCCCAAATCCCCCAGCACGCGCGTCAGCACCGGGCCCCGCGTGCCTCGCAGGGACACGAAGCCCGCGGGCGCGTGCACCATCCGCGCGCACTGCGTGAGGAACACGTCGAGCCCGGCGTCCAAATCAAGCCCGCGCTCCAGGCAGTCCTCCAGGATGTCGTCCGACATCCGGTGGACGGCCACCAGGCCGCGCAGGAACGCGACCTCTGTCTGCAATGAAGGGAATTCCACGGGTGCATTCAACACCCGCGGGCGCCAGTCCGGGAAGACGGGGTACGGCGGGACTACACGCGCTCCCGGTCCTTCAGGGGAACACCGGAGGGCAGGTGCTCGGACGAGCCCTGGCGCAGCATGGGATGGCGCTCGTCCAGGAGGCCGTGGGCCTCCAGCACCCGTTCCAGATGCGCCACGCGCTCACGCAGCAGCGCCGTGTCGGTGACGCCAAGCTGCGCCTCACGCAGGCGGATGAAGGCCTCCACCAGCGGCTTGAGGGAGAAACGCAGCGTGAGCCCCGCGAAGGGGATGCCAATCGTCATGGCGACGATGAGCACGGTGACGATGGCTTCGGTGGGGTCCATGGCGGTGCCTCGGGCGGACGACGGGGTCACCGCAGTCTACGCCCGGGCGTGGAAACCATTGCAGGCCCCCGGAGAGGCGGGCCCGGCCGGGGCCCGGCTCAGCTCGCCTGGCCCGTGTAGATGGCGTCGGCGATGCGGTAGGCGCTGCCCTCCAGCCGCTGGAAGGCGTCCTTCAGCGCGACCGCGTCGGCGGTGTTGAGCAGGCCCTTGAGCCGCTCCAGGTCCGCCTTGATTTCCTCGCGGTCCTTCTCCGACAGGAGGCTGGCGTACTCCTCCAGGCTCTTCTCCGTGGTGTAGATGAGCCCGTCTGCGTTGTTGCGCAGCTCGGCCAGCTCCTTCTTCTTCTTGTCGTCCGCCGCGTGCGACTGGGCGTCGGTAATCATCCCCTGGATTTCCGCCTCGGAGAGGCCGGAGTTGCTCACCACGCGCACCTGCTGCACCTTGCCGGTGCCCAGGTCCTTGGCGCTGACGTGGACGATGCCGTTGGCGTCGATGTCGAAGGACACCTCAATCTGCGGCACGCCACGCGGCGCCGGGGGAATGCCCACCAGCTCGAAGCGCGCCAGCGTCTTGTTGTCCGCCGCCATCTCGCGCTCGCCCTGGAGCACGTGCACGCTCACCAGCGGCTGGTTGTCCACCGCGGTGGAGAACACCTGGCTCTTCTTGCAGGGGATGGTGGTGTTCTTGTCGATGATTTTCGTGAAGACGCCGCCCGCCGTCTCCACGCCCAGCGACAGGGGCGTCACGTCCAGCAGGAGGACGTCCTTCACCTCGCCCTTGAGCACACCGCCCTGGATGGCCGCGCCCACGGCGACGACCTCATCCGGGTTGATGCCCTTGTGGGGCTCCTTGCCGAAGAACTCCTTCACCTTCTGCTGCACGCGCGGCATGCGCGTCATGCCGCCCACCAGGAGGACCTGGTTGATCTGCTGCGCCGGCACGCCCGCGTCCTTGAGGGCGATGCGGCAGGGCTCAATCGTGCGGTCGATGAGGTCCGCCACCAGCGCCTCGAAGGTGGTGCGGTCCACCGTCTCGGTGAGGTGCTTGGGGCCGCTGGCGTCGGCGGTGATGAACGGGAGGTTGACCTCGGTCTCCGGCGCGCTGGACAGCTCGTGCTTGGCGCGCTCGGCGGCCTCCTTGAGGCGCTGGAGGGCCATGCGGTCCCTCCGGAGGTCCAGGCCGTTGTTCTGCTCGGCGAAGCGCTTGGCGAGGTAGTCGATGAGGCGCTGGTCGAAGTCCTCGCCGCCGAGGAAGGTGTCGCCGTTGGTGCTCTTCACCTCGAACACGCCGGCGTTGAGCTCCAGGATGGAGATATCGAACGTGCCGCCGCCAAGGTCGTAGACGGCGATGCGCTCGGTGCCGCCGTCCTTCACCTTGTCCAGGCCATAGGCCAGGGCCGCCGCGGTGGGCTCGTTGATGATGCGCAGGACGCTGAGGCCGGCGATGCGGCCCGCGTCCTTGGTGGCCTGGCGCTGGCTGTCGTTGAAGTAGGCCGGGACGGTAATCACCGCCTCGGTGACGGGCTCGCCGAGGTAGTCCTCCGCCGTCTGCTTCATCTTCATCAGGACGATGGCGGAGACTTCCGGCGGGCTGTAGCCCTTGCCGCGAATCTCCACCCACGCGTCGCCGTTGGGGCTGGGCGCCACGCGGAAGGAGCTGACGCTGATGGCCTTCTTCGCCTCGGGCGAGTCGAACTTGCGGCCGATGAGCCGCTTCGCCGCGAAGACGGTGTTCTCTGGGTTGGTGATGGCCTGCCGCTTGGCAATCTGCCCCACGAGGCGCTCGCCAGAGTCGGTGAAGCCCACCATGGAAGGCGTGGTGCGGCTGCCCTCGCTGTTGGGGATGACCACCGGCTCTCCGCCCTCCATGACGGAGACGCACGAGTTGGTCGTCCCGAGATCGATTCCAATCACCTTGCCCATGATGGTTACTGACTCCCCCCGGGAGAATCCTCGGGCTTCGGGGGCACGGTGGTCCCCTCTGCGACAGACGTGGAGGCCGACGCGGCCTCCGTGGACTCGCTGGCCGCGGGCGAGACAGGCTCGGCCACGGGCGCGACAGGCTCGGCCACGGGCTCGGGCGCGCGCGCGACGACGACCATGGCCGGACGCACCAGCCGCTCATTGAGGAAGAAGCCGCGGACGACCTCGAACACCACGTGGCCGGCGGGCACCTCCGCCGTCTCCACCTGCTGAATCGCCTCGTGCATGCGCGGGTCGAACGGCTGGCCCTTCGCGCTGAAGGCCTTCACGCCATGGCGGCCGAGCGCGTCCTCGAAGGACTTGCGCGTCATGGCCACGCCCTTCTGGAAGCTGTCGATGTCCGGGGACTTCGAGGCCGCGTCGAGCGCGCGGTCCAGGTTGTCCATGACGGGGAGCAGGTCCTTGAGCAGCTTCTCCGAACCGAAGCGCTGGACCTCCTCCTTCTCCTTCTGCGCGCGCTTGCGGTAGTTCTCCAGGTCGGCCGCGGCGCGGACGGTGCGCTCCTGCGCGTCCTTGGTGCGCTCGTGCGTCTCGCGCAGGCGCTCCATCGTCTCGCGACTCTTGGCCTGGCTGAACTCGAGCTGTGCCTTGAGCGACTCCACCTCCTGCCGCAGCGCCGCCACTTCCTCGGACGGTGCCACGGCGGGAGCCGCGCCATCCTCGGCAGGAGGCGCCTCCTCGGTGGATTCCGCGGAGGCCGGGTCCGAGGCTTGCACCTCGATGACCGTCACCTCTTCCTCATCGTCCATGTGACGCTCGACGCTGGCGACCGCCGCGTCGATGACGTCCTGCCCGATGTCCGTCTGGATGCTGCCCTTCTCGTTCGAGCCGGCCACGGCGCGCACTATGTCACGCGCTCGGGGCCGTTCCAACTGGCGGAAACGACTGGCAGAACCCAGCCCCGGGGTGCGAGCGGGCTGGCTTCACACCTGACGGAACTTCACGCTCCGGCGGTGGGCTTCTTCGCCCGGCCAATCGTCTTCTTGGAACTCGAAGCACCCTTCTTCGCGGCCTTGGCCGCTGGACGGGCGACGGGGCTCTTGGCGGCGGCCTTCTTGCGGCCAATCGACTTGGGAGCGGCCTTCTTCGCGGCGCGGGTGTCTGCCTTGGGCGTCCCGGCGGCGGGCGTGGAGGCGGGGGGCTTGGTGGCGGTGGAGGCCGTGCTGGCCTTCGGGCCCGCGCCCTCCTGTCCGGCGTCCTCGGGCTTGAAGGCGCGCTCGACGGCGCCCTCGACCTGACGCACGGCGGTCTCAATCTTCTCCGTCGCCACCTTGCTGGTGGTGGCGGCCCAGGTGCGCAGCTGCTCCAGGCCCTCCTTCACCTTGGCCTGCTTCTGCGGGTCCTTCACCTCCTGGAGAAGGCGCTGGGCCTCACCGCGCAGGTCATCGGTGGTGCGCTTGAGCTCGTCACCGGTGCGCTTGAGGAAGTCCATCAGCTGCTTGTCCCACTTCTCGGCCATTGCTGTGTCCTCCGTGGGGCGACGGGGCCCCCTTCGAATCATTCCACTTCACGCCCACGGGGAGCGCAAAACCTTCCTGGGCTTTCTGGAATCACGCATGAGGGGCGTGTCGATTGCCTTTCGCCAGGAAGGGGCGTGTGGCGCATGTGTCACGAGCCCGTGCACGCGCGGGCCGGGAAGCGGTAGAGTTCGCCCGTTTCGGGTTCCCCTCCCTGGAGCCCGCGCCGGAGCCCGTCGACATGCTGTCTGCCCGAATGGCCGGGACGCTCGCCGTCCTCGTCTTGCTGAGCGCCTGTTCCGGAGGTCGCGGAGAACCGACGGATGGCCCCCTGCTGTCCGCCGTGGAGCTGTCCCCCACCTCGGTGGGTGTCCCCTACGAGGCCCGGCTGCCGGCCACCGGGGGCGCGGCGCCGCTGAGCTACTCGCTCAGGGGCACGCCCCCGCCGGGCTTCTCCTTCGACACGTCCGAGGCGAGGCTGATGGGCCCGGCCAGCGAGTCCGGCGAGTTCAACATCACCGTGAGCGTCCGGGACTCGGTGGGCAGCGAGGACACCCGCACCTATGCGTTGAAGGTGTGGCCCGCGCCCGCGCTGTCCGACGGCAACGCGCCCGTCGCCACCGCGGGCGCCAGCTACGAGCACTCCTTCGTCGCGGTGGGTGGCCAGCCGCCGCTGCGCTGGTCCGTGGCGGGGGGGACGCTGCCCACCGGCCTGTCCCTCAGCTCCGAGGGTGTGCTGAGCGGCGTTCCCCAGGGCGAGGGCGCCTACTCCTTCACCTTGCGCGTGCAGGACGCCAGCGGGGCGGCGGCCCAGGCGCATCAGGGGCTGGCGGTCCTGGCCCCGGGCGGGAATCCGGACGGTGGCCCCAAGCCGGCCACCTTCCCGGTGGCGGTGGCCAACTGGAACATCGAGTGGTTCGGGGACCCGGTGCAGGACCCGGCCGACGATGCGCTGCAGCTCACCAATGCCCAGGCGGTCATCGCCGACGCGGGCGCGGACATCTGGGGTCTGGCCGAAATCGTCAGCACCGCGCAGTTCAACGAGCTGAAGGCGCGGCTGCCCGGCTACGACGGCTTCCTGGCGGACGACTCCAGCCAGGTGTCCTCCGGCTCGAGCTACTACAGCTCCGGCGAGCAGAAGCTGGGCGTGCTCTTCAAGTCGGACGTGGTGCGGGTGCTGCGGGCCGAGGTGGTCCTGACGGATTACAACTTCGACTTCGCCGGGAGGCCCCCGCTGCGGGTGGACCTGCGCGTCACCCGGAACGGCTCCAGCGTGGACATGAGCGTGATGGTGGTGCACCTGAAGGCCACCACGAGCAGCCCTGCCTCGGACGACCACGCCCGGCGACTGGCCGCGGCCGGGCGGCTGAAGAGCTACCTGGACGACCAGCTGCCCACGCAGCGGGTCATGGTGGTGGGCGACTGGAATGACGACGTGGACACGTCCACGGTGTCGGGGCTGGACACGCCCTTCCGCAACTTCGTCAACGACACGTCCCGCTATACGTTCACCACGCAGGCCCTGTCCCTGGCGAACGAGGGCAGCACGGCACGGCGCTCCACCTTCATCGACCACCAGCTCGCCACCAACGAGATGATGGCAAACTACGTCCCCAGCTCCACCCGGGTGATTCGGCCGACATTCACCGGCTACTCTTCCAACACGTCGGACCACTACCCCATCTTCAGCCGCTTCGACTTCGGCCAGGGCAAGGCCCTCCGGCTCACCGCACCCAATGGCGGCGAGACGCTCACCTCGGGCACGACGTACGACATCACCTGGACGTCGAACGGCATCGACACGGTGCGGCTGCGGTACTCGCTCGACAACGGCCAGACGTGGAATGACCTCGTCGCGTCCACGCCCGCCGCCTCCGGGAGCTACCGGTGGACGGTGCCCACGGCGCAGTCCGGCGGCGCGCGCGTGCAGGTGAGCGACACGGGTGACGCCAGCTTCTCCGATGCCAGCGACAGCACCTTCCTGCTGAACCGCACCGCGCCCCGGGTCTTCATCAACGAGTACCTGCCTCAGCCCAACTTCAAGCCGGGGACCAGCACCCTGGACTTCGACCAGACGTTCGTGGAGCTGCTCAACACGGGGACCACCGCCGTGGACATCAGCGGCTGGAAGCTTCACGACGACAAGTCCTACGTCGGTGCGACCCCCGCGACGGACCCCGCGCGACACATCTTCCCCGCCGGCACCGTGCTCCAACCGGGGCGGGTGTACACCGTCTACTCGGGGGCCACCGCCGTGCCCACGGGCGCCACCAATGCCACCTTCGCCAACGGCGTGAACAGCACCAATGGGCAATACACCGGACTGCGCTTCGACCGGGGCCGCAACGTGGGCGGCATCGGCGACTCCGTATACCTCGTCCTGCCGGACGGCACCGTGGAGGACAGCACCAGCTACGCGGACACCATCCAGGGCACGTCCTACAACCGGAGCCCGGACGCCAGCTCCACCGACTCCTGGGTACTGCACACCACCCTGTCCACCAGCCTCACCGCCTCGCCCGGTCGGCGCGCCAACGGCTCGGCGTTCTAGGCGGGAGGGCGCTCCCGAGGGAAGGTTCCACTCCCCGGGAGCACGGTGTTCCGGCGCGCGCAGCGGTCAGGCGCGGCGGTCCGCCCACGTCGGCCCGGACGGGCCCGTGCCCCGGCGGAGCAGGCGCTCCCTCCGGTGGTCGGGCCCTGCCTCTATATAAGGAGGGGCCCGCCATGGTGGAGACGCTCACGCTGTACCGCCCGGTGGGGTTGAAGGAGACGGAGCTCGTGCTGGCCAGGGGCTGCACGGGCTTCCCGCCCCGGCTGCCGGACCAACCCCTCTTCTACCCCGTCATGAACGCGGCCTACGCGCGGCAGATTGCGCGTGACTGGAACGCGCCGGACGCGGGCTCGGGGCACGTGGGCTTCGTCACCGCCTTCGACGTGGACGCGGCGTACCTCGCCCGCTTCCCCGTGCGGACGGTGGGCGCCCGGGGGCACCAGGAGCTGTGGGTGCCGGCGGAGGAGCTGGAGGACTTCAACGCCCACCTGGTTGGCCCGGTGCGCTTCACCGAAGTCTGGTACGGCCCGGCCTACCGGGGACCGGACTCGCCACTGGGGCCGCTGGAGTCGCAGCTGGGCGGCCTGGGTGAGCGGGCCGGGGTGTCCGACGCGCGGCTGGGGGAGGTGCTCCACGCCTGTCAGGCCGCTGTCCTCTGCAACGCGGGCTGGTGGGAGTCCACCCCGGCGCAGGCGCAGGGGATGGAGGAGCGCGTCCGGGCGGAGCTGCTCACCCGGATCCACGCGGCCTGGGCGACCGGGTTCCCGGCGTGGCCCCTGCCCGAGCGGGGTCCACGAGCCGAAAGGGCCTCACCTCTGCACGTGCAGAGGTAGAGGCCCCCTCCCGGCCTCAAGGGCTTCACCTCTGCACGTGCAGAGGTAGGGGCCCCCTCCCGGCCTCATGGGCTTCACCTCTGCACGTGCAGAGGTAGGGCCCCCTCCCGGCCTCAAGGGCTTCACCTCTGCACGTGCAGAGGTAGGGCCCCCCTCCTGGCCTCATGGGCTTCACCTCTGCACGTGCAGAGGTAAGGGCCCCCTCCCGGCCTCAAGGGCTTCACCTCTGCACGTGCAGAGGTGAGGGGTCCCCACCCCAGGTCGTTTGCGGCCGTATGACCGCCTCCGCGCAACGAATTCTGGCCTCCGTTTCAAGAAATCGACGGCTCTTCGTTCCAGCCGGCGACCCAGATGTGGAGCACAGTCCGTATCCCTTTTTGTGAGGGAGACGGACAGCCGGGCACGGGGCCCGAGCCGGCTCGGCTGGGACGGAGACTCCGTGCTGCCAGGAAACGACAGGTCCGTCTTGGAGGCGTTCCGCCGGGGGGACGCCGCCGTGCTCACCCAGGTCTATCGGGCCTACTCGCCGGAGGTGCTTCGGTACCTCTCGCGGCGGTTCGCGGTAGGGGGCGACGGAGGGACGCGGACGGTGGCCCTCTCCGCGTTGGACCTGGATGCCGCGCACCAGGAGACCTTCGTCCGGGCCTTCCGCCCCAACATGCGGCAGGCCTACGACGGGGTACGCCCCTACCTGGGCTTCCTGCTGACGGTGGCCCGCTCGACGGCCATCGACCTGATGCGGGCGTCGGGGCGCGTGGCGCGCGAGGCCGTCGCCATGGACGACGCTCCCGAGCTGACGCACCTGCCCACCGAGAGCCGGAGCCCGGAAGAGGAGGCGCTGGGCACGGAGGTGCGCACGCTGGTGCGCCGCTTCCTGGACGCCCTGCCGGAAGAGGGGCGCGCACTGGCGCAGCTGCGCTTCGTGGAGGGGCTGTCGCAGGAATCCGCCGCCGAGCAGCTCCAGCTCACCCGGGGAGAGGTCCGGGTGCGTGAGAAGCGGCTGCGGACGCAGTTCACGGAGCATCTGAAGGCCTCGGGCTGGCTGGAAGCCTCGGCCGAGCCCGGGCGGATGGAGCTGGGAGTCCTCCTGGCCTCGCTCGCCCTGTGCGCGATAGGGAGCATGCCATCATGAGGTGGTACGAGAGACACATCGACGCCAGCCTGCCGCGCTGGTCTCAGGGAGCGCTGTCCTCCCGCGAGTCCGCCCGCCTGCTGCGCCATGCTCATGCGTGCACGCGCTGCGGGTTCCGGTACGAGCGCTGGGCCCAGGCGCACCGCGGCCTCGAGGGCGGCGACCTGGACCAGCCCTCGTCCGCGGAGCGCATGGCGCTGACCGAGGGCGGCCTGGCGGCGGCCCTGGCCGCGGCGGCTCCCGAGGAGTCCTCGGCGCGCTGGCCCTCGCTGGCCCTGCTCGGCGGCGCGCTGGCCGCCGCCTTCCTGGCGGTGGTGCTGGTGCCCACCATCACCCCCAACGAGTTCGGCGTCCGCGGCGCGGGCACGCCCCCGCCCGCCGTGGCGCTGCGCATCTTCTGCGCCACCGCCGGCCAGCCCCTGCGCGAGCTGCACGCGGGGGACAGCTGCCAGGCAGGCGCCATGCTGGCCTTCGCCGCGGGTGGCAACTCGCCCTACACCCACGTCGCTGTCCAGGTCCGCGGCGCGAAGAAGGCGGAGGTCATGGCCGGCCCCTTCGTCCTGACCGGCCCTGTAGGCAAGGAA
Above is a genomic segment from Pyxidicoccus trucidator containing:
- the grpE gene encoding nucleotide exchange factor GrpE; this translates as MRAVAGSNEKGSIQTDIGQDVIDAAVASVERHMDDEEEVTVIEVQASDPASAESTEEAPPAEDGAAPAVAPSEEVAALRQEVESLKAQLEFSQAKSRETMERLRETHERTKDAQERTVRAAADLENYRKRAQKEKEEVQRFGSEKLLKDLLPVMDNLDRALDAASKSPDIDSFQKGVAMTRKSFEDALGRHGVKAFSAKGQPFDPRMHEAIQQVETAEVPAGHVVFEVVRGFFLNERLVRPAMVVVARAPEPVAEPVAPVAEPVSPAASESTEAASASTSVAEGTTVPPKPEDSPGGSQ
- a CDS encoding transcriptional regulator, whose translation is MAEKWDKQLMDFLKRTGDELKRTTDDLRGEAQRLLQEVKDPQKQAKVKEGLEQLRTWAATTSKVATEKIETAVRQVEGAVERAFKPEDAGQEGAGPKASTASTATKPPASTPAAGTPKADTRAAKKAAPKSIGRKKAAAKSPVARPAAKAAKKGASSSKKTIGRAKKPTAGA
- a CDS encoding lamin tail domain-containing protein, translating into MLSARMAGTLAVLVLLSACSGGRGEPTDGPLLSAVELSPTSVGVPYEARLPATGGAAPLSYSLRGTPPPGFSFDTSEARLMGPASESGEFNITVSVRDSVGSEDTRTYALKVWPAPALSDGNAPVATAGASYEHSFVAVGGQPPLRWSVAGGTLPTGLSLSSEGVLSGVPQGEGAYSFTLRVQDASGAAAQAHQGLAVLAPGGNPDGGPKPATFPVAVANWNIEWFGDPVQDPADDALQLTNAQAVIADAGADIWGLAEIVSTAQFNELKARLPGYDGFLADDSSQVSSGSSYYSSGEQKLGVLFKSDVVRVLRAEVVLTDYNFDFAGRPPLRVDLRVTRNGSSVDMSVMVVHLKATTSSPASDDHARRLAAAGRLKSYLDDQLPTQRVMVVGDWNDDVDTSTVSGLDTPFRNFVNDTSRYTFTTQALSLANEGSTARRSTFIDHQLATNEMMANYVPSSTRVIRPTFTGYSSNTSDHYPIFSRFDFGQGKALRLTAPNGGETLTSGTTYDITWTSNGIDTVRLRYSLDNGQTWNDLVASTPAASGSYRWTVPTAQSGGARVQVSDTGDASFSDASDSTFLLNRTAPRVFINEYLPQPNFKPGTSTLDFDQTFVELLNTGTTAVDISGWKLHDDKSYVGATPATDPARHIFPAGTVLQPGRVYTVYSGATAVPTGATNATFANGVNSTNGQYTGLRFDRGRNVGGIGDSVYLVLPDGTVEDSTSYADTIQGTSYNRSPDASSTDSWVLHTTLSTSLTASPGRRANGSAF
- a CDS encoding RNA polymerase sigma factor, producing the protein MLPGNDRSVLEAFRRGDAAVLTQVYRAYSPEVLRYLSRRFAVGGDGGTRTVALSALDLDAAHQETFVRAFRPNMRQAYDGVRPYLGFLLTVARSTAIDLMRASGRVAREAVAMDDAPELTHLPTESRSPEEEALGTEVRTLVRRFLDALPEEGRALAQLRFVEGLSQESAAEQLQLTRGEVRVREKRLRTQFTEHLKASGWLEASAEPGRMELGVLLASLALCAIGSMPS